The Pelagibacterium halotolerans B2 nucleotide sequence CTCAGGGAAAGGCTCGGCATCTCGTCTTGAATGAACTTCCTTGCCGCGCTTACGCCCCATACTGGTCGTCCGAGACCTTCTCCAACCACTCAACCGCCCTGCCGTCCTGAACTTCCTGCACGGCGATGTGGGTCATCGCCGTCTCCGGCGCGGCCCCATGCCAGTGCTTTTCACCCGGCGCAAACCAGACGACGTCGCCGGGCCCGATCGCCTCGATCGGGCCATCCCACCGCTGCACACGTCCGGCGCCCGACGTAACGATAAGC carries:
- a CDS encoding (R)-mandelonitrile lyase gives rise to the protein MEIIRAGSTASGKGPEDWFTGSVRIDPLFNRFDPARVQGAAVTFEPGARTAWHTHPLGQTLIVTSGAGRVQRWDGPIEAIGPGDVVWFAPGEKHWHGAAPETAMTHIAVQEVQDGRAVEWLEKVSDDQYGA